One Methylomonas sp. LL1 DNA window includes the following coding sequences:
- a CDS encoding DUF3368 domain-containing protein: MTKKVIVDASPLIGLALVEGLIWLPQLFGQVFVPESVKQEVLPGKSAPGEQALAHAFDSGWLTVWHESITPCLDIDLDAGETDCINIALSSPQNYLLIMDERAGRAVAKEYQLQVVGTAAVIGQAKKQGLISSARAAFEVLHRSDFRISATVINKILASVGE; encoded by the coding sequence ATGACCAAAAAAGTAATTGTCGATGCCAGTCCATTGATCGGACTGGCGTTGGTGGAGGGTTTAATCTGGCTGCCCCAGTTATTTGGCCAGGTTTTCGTGCCCGAATCGGTTAAACAAGAAGTGTTACCAGGCAAATCGGCACCGGGTGAACAAGCCCTAGCTCACGCATTCGATTCGGGTTGGCTAACGGTATGGCATGAATCCATCACACCTTGTTTAGACATTGATCTGGACGCTGGTGAAACGGATTGCATCAACATCGCGCTATCGTCACCCCAAAACTATTTGCTGATCATGGACGAACGTGCCGGCCGGGCTGTGGCCAAAGAATATCAACTCCAGGTCGTCGGTACTGCCGCCGTCATCGGACAGGCCAAAAAACAAGGTTTGATTTCGTCTGCTCGAGCCGCTTTTGAAGTCCTGCACCGTTCGGATTTTCGAATTTCGGCTACGGTAATCAACAAAATTCTGGCGAGTGTCGGCGAATAA
- a CDS encoding putative bifunctional diguanylate cyclase/phosphodiesterase, translated as MKAWNSFEEKVIIVADHSERSSQQIIDTLKTSGFSDIHHVCNGEQLYGVLKIHYDQPEKIGAIIINAELPQCQLEDMWQSLSGATDSSVIPFVIHGNTAAGSELVCSNSQKLSKQNTYLAHKIASPINVQELMLVLNFLIRLKQERLIRYKQEEQLITELASKTVNDAKLKFLVNHDELTGLYNRSSFERQLKITLNLSNKLQKEGALLFIDIDRFSLINELEGFEVGDQLLVELTVLVRKLAPTTNLFSRLGSDEFCLFLDNIKPKQAQILAESIKTAVDNFRFFKGDVCYNITISIGIATLDSNSATPHPGEMILHARQACNLAKRCGRDKVRFYDSEELVIKERRHDITWVPLIRKALRENNLFLVFQPVVQLNNGNISHYEVLLRMRDEDEKMIPPSIFIPVAERMGLIHVIDLWVVENAINFLATLPSHKAHISLAINLSCAAFQNTDLLQLIQDKLELTWVDASRLTFEITETSAVDNFEKTREMIQKIRSLGCKFALDDFGAGFCSFNYLRTFPVDYVKIDGQFIRNLVNDETDQILVRSMVDIVAKLGKKTIAEFVESPGIARKLIEIGVDFGQGYAFGKPERELLLGANLSLASLLYPQKNNCMAVNALSECL; from the coding sequence ATGAAAGCTTGGAACTCGTTCGAAGAAAAAGTCATTATTGTTGCTGATCACTCTGAGAGATCAAGTCAGCAAATAATCGACACGCTAAAGACCAGCGGATTTTCAGACATTCATCATGTTTGTAACGGTGAACAACTCTATGGCGTTTTAAAGATTCATTACGACCAACCTGAGAAAATTGGCGCGATTATAATCAACGCAGAGCTTCCGCAGTGCCAATTAGAGGATATGTGGCAGAGCCTTTCAGGGGCCACCGATTCCTCCGTGATACCTTTTGTGATTCACGGCAACACTGCGGCTGGCAGCGAGTTAGTTTGCAGTAACAGTCAAAAGCTTTCCAAACAGAATACTTACTTGGCGCATAAAATAGCTTCCCCTATCAATGTTCAAGAATTGATGCTGGTCCTAAACTTTTTAATTAGACTCAAGCAGGAGCGTTTAATTCGATATAAACAAGAGGAGCAACTCATCACCGAGTTGGCGTCAAAAACCGTTAATGATGCCAAACTTAAATTTCTGGTCAATCATGACGAACTCACTGGATTGTACAACCGCAGCAGTTTTGAACGTCAGCTCAAGATAACACTGAACCTTAGTAACAAATTGCAAAAGGAAGGTGCATTGCTATTTATCGATATTGATCGCTTCAGTCTGATTAATGAACTTGAAGGCTTTGAAGTAGGCGACCAGCTATTGGTTGAACTCACTGTTTTAGTACGAAAACTGGCTCCGACGACTAATTTATTTTCTCGTCTTGGCTCCGATGAATTCTGTCTTTTCTTGGATAACATCAAACCAAAACAAGCACAAATACTTGCTGAAAGCATTAAAACTGCTGTCGATAACTTCAGGTTTTTTAAAGGGGATGTTTGCTACAACATTACAATCTCAATTGGCATTGCAACCCTAGACAGCAATAGTGCTACGCCACACCCTGGGGAAATGATATTACATGCACGCCAAGCGTGTAATCTCGCTAAACGTTGCGGCCGAGATAAAGTACGCTTCTACGACAGTGAAGAACTCGTTATCAAGGAACGTCGCCACGATATCACTTGGGTGCCCCTCATCCGCAAAGCTTTGCGAGAAAATAATCTGTTTTTAGTGTTCCAACCTGTAGTCCAGCTCAATAACGGCAATATCTCGCATTATGAAGTGCTGTTGAGAATGCGAGACGAGGACGAAAAGATGATCCCGCCTAGTATTTTCATCCCTGTTGCCGAACGCATGGGTTTGATTCATGTAATTGATCTGTGGGTGGTTGAAAATGCAATAAATTTTTTGGCAACTTTACCTTCGCATAAAGCACATATATCACTGGCGATCAATTTATCCTGCGCCGCTTTTCAAAATACCGATTTATTACAGTTAATCCAAGACAAGTTAGAGTTAACCTGGGTAGATGCCAGTCGATTAACTTTTGAAATCACTGAAACCTCAGCTGTCGATAACTTTGAAAAAACCCGAGAGATGATTCAGAAAATACGAAGCTTAGGCTGCAAGTTTGCCCTGGATGATTTTGGCGCTGGCTTTTGTTCCTTTAACTATCTAAGAACTTTTCCGGTTGACTACGTGAAAATCGACGGGCAATTCATTCGGAATCTGGTCAACGATGAAACCGATCAGATTTTAGTGAGATCGATGGTAGATATTGTTGCCAAACTCGGCAAAAAAACTATCGCTGAGTTTGTCGAGTCACCCGGAATTGCACGCAAACTGATAGAAATAGGCGTCGACTTTGGGCAAGGGTACGCATTTGGCAAGCCAGAACGTGAGTTATTGCTAGGGGCTAACTTATCGCTTGCTTCCCTGCTTTATCCACAGAAAAACAATTGTATGGCAGTCAATGCCTTATCTGAGTGTTTGTGA
- a CDS encoding DUF6447 family protein — translation MTEEIPTVSTFTIEDKILSIDSLSDITKAQITNLQIVDAEIQRLQQQLGIAQVATSLSPPYKLKLPSSARMQVE, via the coding sequence ATGACCGAAGAAATCCCAACAGTTTCGACTTTCACCATAGAAGATAAAATCCTCTCTATCGATAGCCTCAGCGACATCACCAAAGCACAAATTACCAACCTGCAAATTGTGGATGCTGAAATTCAGCGCCTGCAGCAACAACTAGGCATCGCCCAAGTGGCCACCAGTTTATCACCACCTTACAAGCTGAAGTTGCCAAGCTCGGCTAGGATGCAAGTTGAATAA
- a CDS encoding Fic family protein, with protein sequence MPKIVPSEELDRVEKLIAQYPEGIGAKDIAQQLDFEIKGRTLQRRLATLVAERRIVCEGDGRALKYKIAKPRQGVVSVEVIEDSRQQFVGEVYIPISSEGEEIKFFIRQPRTQRSPVSYQPDFLGQYYPNNTYYLPDGLREQLHALGRSPAEQTPAGTFARDILNRLLIDLSWASSRLEGNTYSRLDTERLIEFGQAAEGKDVMETQMILNHKSAIEYLVRDTEHAGVTAETIVALHAFLSDGLLADPMSCGRLRNRAVDIGGSVYLPIAMPQRIEELFGIVMTMAAEIADPFEQSFFLMVHLPYLQPFEDVNKRVSRLAANIPLIQHNLCPLSFIDVPQQAYVDAVLGVYELNRIELLRDVYIWAYERSCQQYVAVQQQLVPPDIVRLRYRNELAEVIRAIVRDGLATDEASILAGIPDSVSSEDKQKFIILIQNELKTLHAGNAIRFGLRPLEFSVWQEKGIKFSD encoded by the coding sequence ATGCCAAAAATAGTCCCATCAGAAGAGCTGGATCGAGTCGAGAAGTTGATTGCCCAATATCCTGAAGGTATTGGTGCGAAAGACATTGCGCAACAGCTAGATTTTGAAATCAAGGGGCGTACTTTGCAACGCCGTTTGGCCACATTGGTAGCAGAGCGGCGCATTGTTTGCGAAGGCGATGGGCGAGCACTGAAGTATAAAATTGCAAAGCCTCGTCAGGGTGTCGTCTCGGTCGAGGTTATTGAAGATTCAAGGCAGCAATTCGTTGGCGAAGTCTATATTCCCATTTCGTCAGAAGGCGAAGAGATCAAATTCTTTATTCGTCAGCCTCGGACTCAACGATCTCCCGTCAGCTACCAGCCCGATTTCCTTGGGCAGTATTATCCAAACAACACCTATTACTTACCAGACGGTTTACGCGAACAATTACATGCCTTGGGCCGGTCGCCGGCTGAACAAACCCCGGCAGGCACCTTTGCTCGAGACATTCTGAATCGCTTGCTCATTGATCTTTCGTGGGCTTCTTCCCGCTTGGAAGGCAATACCTATAGCCGACTGGATACCGAACGCTTGATTGAATTCGGTCAGGCGGCTGAAGGTAAGGATGTCATGGAAACCCAGATGATCCTCAATCATAAGTCGGCCATTGAATATTTGGTACGGGATACCGAGCATGCCGGCGTTACGGCCGAAACCATTGTTGCCTTACATGCTTTTTTATCGGATGGTTTGTTGGCGGACCCGATGAGTTGTGGTCGCCTGCGTAATCGGGCGGTCGATATTGGGGGCAGTGTATATTTGCCTATTGCGATGCCGCAACGGATTGAAGAGTTGTTCGGGATTGTCATGACCATGGCGGCGGAAATCGCCGATCCGTTTGAACAATCGTTTTTCCTGATGGTGCATTTGCCCTACTTGCAGCCTTTCGAAGACGTCAACAAACGGGTTTCGCGGTTGGCGGCCAACATCCCGCTGATTCAACACAATCTCTGTCCACTGTCCTTTATTGATGTGCCTCAACAGGCTTACGTGGATGCGGTCCTCGGAGTCTATGAGCTGAATCGAATTGAATTGTTGAGAGATGTCTACATCTGGGCTTACGAACGTTCATGTCAGCAATATGTTGCCGTACAGCAGCAGCTCGTGCCCCCGGACATCGTTCGATTACGATATCGAAACGAACTGGCCGAAGTAATACGAGCTATTGTCCGAGATGGACTGGCGACAGATGAAGCATCGATCTTGGCTGGCATTCCGGATTCTGTGTCTTCAGAAGACAAGCAGAAATTCATTATTTTGATACAAAACGAACTCAAAACTTTGCATGCGGGAAATGCCATTCGTTTTGGGCTGCGTCCTCTCGAGTTTTCGGTATGGCAGGAAAAAGGAATAAAATTCAGTGATTGA
- a CDS encoding UPF0175 family protein: MKTVNVSGLKNNPSEALRMAHEDMVLVMNRNEPDAVMVGLKAAKIIGMPGVRKALATALFKDGNLSLARSAKLADMPLANFIAHVSRLGISVIDQTTDEVKDDLDTLDQWLNQA; this comes from the coding sequence ATGAAAACGGTCAATGTCAGCGGTCTAAAGAACAACCCCAGCGAAGCGTTGCGCATGGCTCACGAGGATATGGTCCTGGTTATGAATCGAAACGAACCGGACGCGGTGATGGTCGGCCTCAAAGCCGCCAAAATCATTGGAATGCCGGGCGTGCGTAAAGCCTTGGCAACGGCACTTTTCAAGGACGGTAACCTGTCCCTTGCCCGCTCCGCTAAACTGGCCGATATGCCGTTGGCAAACTTTATTGCGCACGTCTCGCGCCTGGGTATTTCCGTCATCGATCAAACGACTGATGAAGTCAAGGATGATTTGGACACTCTGGACCAGTGGCTCAACCAAGCCTGA
- a CDS encoding EAL domain-containing protein, whose translation MNKERCVDVLDHFIRHEELLAVAVVDQNQSPVGILDRRKISEIFLKPFARDLLRNKRVIEIMDSNPITVDINASIDDVAQIIIDAGMQHMVNGFIIVDKGIYVGMATGHALLEEITHRRQRDLYTLAHYDHLTGLPNRLLFNDRLEQACHNALRNHTMLGLVFVDLDRFKYINDTLGHSFGDRLLIIVAERLSSCVRQSDTVARLGGDEFVIILQNIENEADAEIVLSNVIDKLRQPMPIFEREIQITASLGMAFFPQHDQAIDGLIRKADAAMYEAKERGRNTYLLYTAEMDHDKVERMSMETQLRMALDSGELSLSYQPQILLSEQRVVGVEVLLRWQHPHFGAVSPATFIPIAEETGLIIPIGEWVLKEACRQHLSWIEQGLPAFRMAVNISGVQFKQRDFCEQVKRIIDESGVDPQYLELELTESVVMTHAEFAVQALIDLRALGVKLALDDFGTGYSSLSYLRKFPLNRIKIDQSFIRHIKSTPANEAIVRAIIALGDSLGLEIIAEGVETGDELECITSHHCHEVQGYHFAKPLTPDDLSGWHRQFIQTSR comes from the coding sequence ATGAATAAAGAGCGTTGCGTCGATGTGTTGGATCATTTTATTCGCCACGAAGAATTACTTGCTGTAGCGGTGGTTGATCAGAATCAGTCGCCGGTTGGTATCCTGGATCGAAGGAAAATCAGTGAAATTTTTCTCAAGCCATTTGCCCGCGATCTGCTGCGTAACAAACGTGTCATCGAAATAATGGACTCCAATCCGATTACTGTTGATATTAATGCCAGTATTGATGATGTTGCACAGATTATTATCGATGCTGGTATGCAGCACATGGTGAATGGCTTCATCATAGTTGATAAAGGTATCTATGTTGGAATGGCGACCGGCCATGCTCTACTGGAAGAAATTACCCACCGCCGACAGCGTGATCTCTATACGCTGGCTCATTACGATCATTTAACAGGCTTGCCGAATCGTTTGTTATTTAACGATCGACTAGAACAGGCCTGCCATAATGCGCTGCGTAACCACACAATGTTGGGCTTGGTTTTTGTTGACCTCGACCGTTTCAAGTATATCAACGACACGTTGGGTCACAGCTTTGGGGATCGTCTATTAATAATCGTCGCGGAACGACTCTCCTCCTGTGTTCGCCAAAGCGATACCGTAGCCAGGCTTGGCGGCGACGAATTTGTGATTATTTTGCAGAATATTGAAAACGAAGCAGATGCCGAAATCGTGCTATCGAATGTGATCGATAAGCTTCGGCAACCAATGCCCATTTTCGAACGAGAAATACAAATAACAGCAAGTTTGGGTATGGCTTTTTTTCCTCAACATGACCAAGCCATTGATGGCCTAATCCGTAAGGCTGATGCAGCAATGTATGAAGCCAAAGAGCGTGGGCGAAACACTTATTTGCTTTATACAGCGGAAATGGACCATGACAAAGTCGAGCGCATGAGCATGGAAACACAATTACGCATGGCGCTTGATAGTGGTGAGTTATCACTGTCTTATCAGCCTCAGATACTCTTATCTGAACAACGGGTCGTGGGCGTAGAAGTGTTGTTACGCTGGCAACATCCTCATTTTGGAGCGGTTTCGCCGGCTACCTTCATCCCTATTGCTGAGGAAACCGGTTTGATTATTCCGATCGGCGAATGGGTGCTCAAAGAAGCCTGCCGCCAACACTTGAGCTGGATTGAACAAGGTTTGCCGGCTTTTCGGATGGCTGTCAATATCTCCGGCGTTCAGTTCAAGCAACGTGATTTTTGCGAGCAAGTTAAACGCATCATTGATGAAAGTGGCGTCGATCCACAATATCTTGAGCTGGAACTAACGGAAAGTGTCGTGATGACTCACGCTGAATTCGCAGTACAAGCCTTGATAGACCTGCGGGCACTGGGTGTCAAGTTGGCGTTAGACGATTTCGGCACCGGTTATTCAAGCCTGAGCTATTTGCGCAAATTCCCATTAAATCGCATCAAGATCGATCAGTCCTTCATACGCCATATCAAAAGTACGCCCGCTAACGAAGCAATTGTGCGGGCAATTATTGCACTGGGAGACAGTTTGGGATTAGAAATCATCGCTGAAGGTGTTGAAACAGGGGATGAATTGGAATGCATCACGAGTCACCATTGCCATGAAGTACAGGGTTATCATTTTGCTAAGCCCCTTACGCCTGACGATTTAAGCGGTTGGCATCGGCAATTTATCCAAACCTCTCGATAA
- a CDS encoding tyrosine-type recombinase/integrase, translating into MFTDKSIKGIKAKPSAYRLYEKGPDKGFGVKVTPAGSVTFFIQYAGSDGKQKFTSLGRYPSVTLSEARDRCRELRRDIDRGIDPQARIELRHGSVADLFDYYIKHMVDSGKRTFEKVEADLHYNCKDILDLQAKDVTPAHIRKILYTIISRGSNVQANRIRSYLRRAFELGVYHDNDPKNLSNDFTFQIQTNPVDAIPKDTSAEVAGERALSFAEIKMLWNETCLHEQFHLATKLLLLYGCRSWELCGAMKHEFDFDSMIWSAPPERVKNERWLILPITPLAKKLLNELWPYSGNSDYLFPSRYNEEKPIHKTSLAHAITRISSIDTFTPRDLRRTVKTRMGEIGIEKSIRDRIQNHALNDVSSKHYDRYDYLQEKRNALLKWENHLIELNAYKNTFS; encoded by the coding sequence ATGTTTACTGACAAATCAATCAAAGGAATTAAGGCAAAACCATCGGCATATAGACTCTATGAAAAAGGACCCGATAAAGGCTTTGGTGTCAAAGTCACTCCAGCAGGAAGCGTGACCTTTTTTATTCAATATGCAGGCTCAGATGGTAAACAAAAGTTTACGAGTCTAGGAAGATATCCATCAGTTACCTTATCTGAGGCTAGGGATAGATGTCGTGAACTGAGGCGGGATATTGATCGAGGAATTGACCCTCAAGCCCGCATCGAGCTAAGGCATGGCAGCGTAGCCGATTTGTTTGACTACTACATCAAGCACATGGTTGATTCTGGTAAACGAACCTTCGAAAAGGTCGAGGCTGATCTCCATTACAACTGTAAAGATATTTTAGACTTACAAGCCAAAGACGTAACTCCTGCCCATATAAGGAAAATACTTTACACAATTATTTCACGAGGTTCGAATGTTCAGGCTAATCGAATTCGATCTTACTTAAGAAGGGCCTTTGAATTAGGGGTTTATCACGATAATGATCCAAAAAACCTATCAAATGATTTCACCTTTCAAATACAAACCAACCCTGTCGATGCAATTCCAAAAGACACAAGTGCCGAAGTTGCTGGAGAAAGAGCGTTATCATTTGCCGAAATCAAAATGCTTTGGAACGAAACATGCCTTCATGAGCAATTCCATCTAGCTACAAAATTATTACTCCTATATGGCTGCCGTTCTTGGGAGCTCTGTGGCGCAATGAAACATGAGTTTGATTTTGATTCCATGATTTGGAGTGCCCCGCCCGAGCGCGTGAAAAACGAACGCTGGTTGATATTGCCTATCACTCCGTTAGCTAAAAAATTACTTAATGAACTATGGCCATATTCTGGAAACTCTGACTATCTTTTTCCAAGTAGATATAATGAAGAAAAACCGATACATAAAACATCTTTGGCGCACGCTATTACTCGAATAAGCAGCATCGACACTTTTACACCGAGAGATTTAAGGAGAACAGTAAAAACTCGTATGGGAGAAATTGGCATAGAGAAAAGCATCAGAGATAGAATACAAAATCATGCTTTAAATGATGTAAGTTCAAAACATTATGATAGATATGATTACTTACAGGAGAAACGAAACGCCTTATTAAAATGGGAAAACCACCTGATCGAGTTGAATGCATATAAAAATACCTTCAGTTGA